The proteins below come from a single Felis catus isolate Fca126 chromosome A1, F.catus_Fca126_mat1.0, whole genome shotgun sequence genomic window:
- the STARD4 gene encoding stAR-related lipid transfer protein 4 has translation MEGLPDAAVFATRLKNTLIQYHSIEDDKWRVAKKMKDVTIWRKPSEEFNGYLFKAQGVIDDIVNSVIDHIRPGPCRLDWDSLMTSMDILEHFEENCCVMRYTTAGQLWNIISPREFVDFSYTVGYEEGLLSCGVSLDWSEKRPEFIRGYNHPCGWFCVPLKDNPHQSLLTGYIQTDLRGMIPQSAVNTAMASTLINFYGDLQKALQKA, from the exons atggaaggccTGCCTGATGCTGCTGTCTTTGCAACTAGACTTAAAAACACTCTCATCCAGTATCATAGCATTGAAGACGATAAGTGGCGAGTTGCCAAGAAAAtg aaagatGTAACAATTTGGAGAAAACCTTCAGAAGAATTTAATGGATACCT TTTCAAAGCCCAAGGTGTTATAGATGACATCGTCAATAGTGTAATAGACCATATACGCCCCGGTCCCTGTCGCTTGGATTGGGACAGCTTAATGACTTCAATGGATATTTTGGAACACTTTGAAGAG AATTGCTGTGTGATGCGTTATACTACTGCTGGCCAGCTTTGGAATATAATTTCCCCAAGAGAGTTTGTTGATTTCTCCTACACTGTGGGCTATGAAGAAGGGCTTCTATCCTGTG GGGTAAGTCTTGATTGGAGTGAAAAGAGACCAGAATTTATTCGTGGATATAACCATCCCTGTGGTTGGTTTTGTGTTCCGCTTAAAGACAATCCTCACCAGAGTCTTTTGACAGGCTATATTCAGACGGATCTGCGTGGGATGATTCCGCAGTCTGCAGTCAACACAGCCATGGCAAGCACTTTAATCAACTTCTATGGTGATTTACAAAAAGCCTTACAAAAGGCATAA